Proteins found in one Longimicrobium sp. genomic segment:
- a CDS encoding cell division protein FtsX, with amino-acid sequence MPYALREALAAFRRTPLLTGLSVVAIAFALFVIGLFGLTAFNIRRAIERVEEKVEIVAYLTDATTAGQLDLAQQELRKLPEVERVTYVTRTEALATAMAEMEEFKDVFSDLEQNPLPASLEVRMKPGNRGPEQVERVAKRIQAYPFVEDVRYGRDWLNQIFTLRRIAAGVAMVIGGAFAVVAAIVIATAVRITVFARREEIGIMRLVGATDGFVQRPFLLEGIISGLLGGLLAAGLTYGTFRLLSDTMFRVEWVPLEWVVAVVIVGTAFGLLSSLVAVRRHLSQV; translated from the coding sequence ATGCCCTACGCCCTTCGCGAGGCGCTCGCCGCCTTCCGCCGTACGCCGCTGCTCACCGGCCTTTCCGTCGTCGCCATCGCCTTTGCGCTGTTCGTCATCGGCCTGTTCGGGCTGACGGCGTTCAACATCCGCCGCGCCATCGAGCGGGTGGAGGAAAAGGTGGAGATCGTCGCCTACCTGACCGACGCCACCACCGCCGGGCAGCTGGACCTGGCCCAGCAGGAGCTGCGCAAGCTCCCCGAGGTTGAGCGGGTGACCTACGTCACGCGGACGGAAGCCCTGGCCACGGCCATGGCCGAGATGGAAGAGTTCAAGGACGTGTTCAGCGACCTGGAGCAGAACCCGCTCCCCGCCTCGCTGGAAGTGCGGATGAAGCCCGGCAACCGCGGCCCCGAGCAGGTGGAGCGCGTGGCGAAGCGCATCCAGGCGTACCCGTTCGTCGAGGACGTGCGCTACGGACGCGACTGGCTGAACCAGATCTTCACGCTGCGGCGCATCGCGGCCGGCGTGGCGATGGTCATCGGCGGGGCGTTCGCCGTGGTGGCGGCCATCGTCATCGCCACGGCCGTGCGCATCACCGTATTCGCGCGGCGCGAGGAGATCGGCATCATGCGGCTGGTGGGTGCCACGGACGGCTTCGTCCAGCGCCCGTTCCTGCTGGAGGGCATCATCTCCGGGCTCCTGGGCGGCCTGCTGGCGGCCGGGCTCACCTACGGCACCTTCCGCCTGCTATCCGATACCATGTTCCGGGTGGAGTGGGTGCCGCTGGAGTGGGTGGTCGCCGTGGTGATCGTGGGGACGGCGTTCGGGCTGCTGTCCAGCCTGGTGGCCGTGCGCCGCCACCTGTCGCAGGTGTGA
- the ftsE gene encoding cell division ATP-binding protein FtsE, giving the protein MIRLTSVYKEYPRSGTALRDVTLNVNKGELVFLTGHSGAGKSTVLRLVQMAETPTAGEVRVSGFSSRLIRRREIPQLRRKLGVVFQDFRLLRDRTAEENVAFALEVTGTKRAQIAPRVNRLLTQVGLSHKAQAFPDELSGGERQRVAVARALANEPLVLLADEPTGNLDEWAAKGVFELFREINSMGMTILMATHDLDLVRSHPEYRVVELAQGAIVYDSAAASVEAGRA; this is encoded by the coding sequence GTGATCAGGCTGACATCGGTCTACAAGGAATACCCGCGCTCCGGCACGGCCCTCCGCGACGTTACGCTGAACGTCAACAAGGGCGAGCTGGTGTTCTTGACGGGTCACTCCGGCGCCGGCAAGAGCACGGTGCTGCGCCTCGTGCAGATGGCGGAAACGCCCACTGCCGGCGAGGTGCGCGTTTCCGGCTTTTCGTCGCGCCTCATCCGCCGCCGCGAGATTCCCCAGCTGCGGCGAAAGCTGGGCGTGGTCTTCCAGGACTTTCGCCTGCTCCGCGACCGCACGGCGGAGGAGAACGTCGCCTTCGCGCTGGAGGTGACGGGCACCAAGCGCGCCCAGATCGCGCCGCGCGTCAACCGGCTGCTCACCCAGGTGGGCCTCAGCCACAAGGCGCAGGCGTTCCCCGACGAACTGTCGGGCGGCGAGCGGCAGCGTGTGGCCGTGGCCCGCGCCCTGGCCAACGAGCCGCTGGTGCTGCTGGCGGACGAGCCCACCGGCAACCTGGACGAGTGGGCCGCGAAGGGCGTGTTCGAGCTGTTTCGCGAAATCAACTCCATGGGGATGACCATTTTGATGGCCACCCACGACCTGGACCTGGTGCGCTCGCACCCCGAGTACCGCGTGGTGGAGCTGGCGCAGGGCGCCATCGTCTACGACTCGGCCGCCGCGTCGGTCGAGGCGGGAAGGGCCTGA